The Leptospira selangorensis genome segment GTGAGACATTTTTCCTTTTCTGGAAAAATTCCAAAATGCAATCTTACCCAAAGTGTTTTGAAAAACTTCGGATTTGTTTTCAGGATAACCTTTAATAGAATAATAAATACTTTGAGCACAGTGAAGAAGTATCTGGCTAGGACTCCATTCTCCGTAAGGGACAATTGTTGCAGAGAGAAGGATTTTTTCTAACTCAGTATTCACTTCCGAAAAATTAGAAAATTGAAGTCCTCTTTCTTTCACACCTGCAGGCGCATTGGAACAAGATTCTAGTAGAGTTGTAGAACTTGTTAGAATTCCTACAGCAGCAACTTTTTGGATAAATTCTTTTCTGGTAAAATTAGGATCCGACATGGAGCACTCCACAGTTCTTTATTTCTGTTTTCCTATAACTAATGTAAAGGATAGAAAGAGTCAAGAATTTGATTATTCTTGGGGAAGGTTTCCGATATACTTTGCTCTGGGCCGGATCAAGTTTCCGGAATCATATTGCTCCATTGCATGAGCTAACCAACCTGCAGTTCTACCGATCGCAAAAATTCCGATACCGGCGCCTTTAGGCAATTTGAATGCTTTGGAAACTAGTGCAAGTCCTGCATCAATCGTTGCATAATCTTCTAGTAGTTCTTCAATCTGTTTTAAGAATTGTAGATATAGTTGCACATCCGGATCTTCCGGAAAAAATTTTTCCACCATCTGGATCAGTTTTCTTCCTCTGGGATCTCCTTTTTTATAAAGAGGATGACCGAAGCCGGGGATATTTTCTCCACTTCTTAATTTTTCTTCTAAGAGTTGTTTATCTTTCTTTTTGTTTCCGCTTGTTTGGGAAAGAAGAAGGATCGCTTTTTCCGTGAGTAATCCATGTTTGGGACCGGACAAAGCAGCAAGTCCTGCAAGTACTACTTGATAAAGAGAAGCTTCACTAGAAGCAACACATCTTGCAGTAAAAGAAGAAACATTCAACTCATGATCAGCAGAAAGAATTAAAGCCGCTTCTAAAAGTTTTAACTTAGCGATGAAGTTCGGATCTTCTTTTTTTCGAGAAGGGTTCCAGCTGCTTAAAAGTGTCTCTGAAATTTTTCCTTCTGAAGATGTTTGGGCCGAAGAAAATAAAGTAAGATATCTTAATATGGAAGAAGAAGTCTTTCTGAAAGTTTTAGGATCTTTTCTAAATGCTTTCGCATCTTCATATTCTAAAAAAGGAAGTAGGATCCTGGAAATATCTAAGATGGGGCGGCCTTCCAATAATTTTAGGATTTTATTACATTCTTCGGATAATATCGGCCAATCCGATTCGAATGGGTTTGTATCTTCTGCTTCCCAAAGTAAGCAGGCAATATCTTCGAAACTTCCATTCTCAGAAAGTTCTAAAACGTTTTTTCCTCTATAAAAGAGAGAGTTTTCTCCAAGTAATGTGATCGAAGATTCTAAAACAGGTTGTCCTAGAGATAAAGCGGCCTTTGCAGTTTTTCCAGGTTGGTTTCTTTCTTCCCTTCTAAGCAATAATTGTTCTATATCTTCTCTTCTATACCGTTTACTTCTGTCCTTATTACCTCCGGATTCCGAATGTAATAAACCGCGACTAACGTATGCGTAGATGGTTTGGACTTCT includes the following:
- a CDS encoding citrate synthase family protein — protein: MAFSSKKPFLNADEAASALGVEVQTIYAYVSRGLLHSESGGNKDRSKRYRREDIEQLLLRREERNQPGKTAKAALSLGQPVLESSITLLGENSLFYRGKNVLELSENGSFEDIACLLWEAEDTNPFESDWPILSEECNKILKLLEGRPILDISRILLPFLEYEDAKAFRKDPKTFRKTSSSILRYLTLFSSAQTSSEGKISETLLSSWNPSRKKEDPNFIAKLKLLEAALILSADHELNVSSFTARCVASSEASLYQVVLAGLAALSGPKHGLLTEKAILLLSQTSGNKKKDKQLLEEKLRSGENIPGFGHPLYKKGDPRGRKLIQMVEKFFPEDPDVQLYLQFLKQIEELLEDYATIDAGLALVSKAFKLPKGAGIGIFAIGRTAGWLAHAMEQYDSGNLIRPRAKYIGNLPQE
- a CDS encoding DUF1569 domain-containing protein, translating into MSDPNFTRKEFIQKVAAVGILTSSTTLLESCSNAPAGVKERGLQFSNFSEVNTELEKILLSATIVPYGEWSPSQILLHCAQSIYYSIKGYPENKSEVFQNTLGKIAFWNFSRKGKMSHDLNAPIPGADVLQSGVSISDSVLELKKAISAFSNYTGEFAPHFAYGKLTKQEYELAHAMHIANHLDYVTIS